From Deferrisoma camini S3R1, the proteins below share one genomic window:
- a CDS encoding thrombospondin type 3 repeat-containing protein, with amino-acid sequence MRTRRWAVGLWGFLGAAGLLAGPAQARVLVTGTLYYQDGDVQSTGSGPGLVPGTERWVPARYVKIEVVFDPSVDYMGSEIVAGRGYTDRYGRFAFTVDPLAAAGDEDWIGRVVAEVDNRWMRVWADTDCTNERLRRKLAEVDLRDLLAGGQVDLGRINVPAEWTTVTVGECVWGGSVDIPVSFAAALNINETIQITWSHMEDNRDPAEDDTIGQVDVEYCDTAWNHYFSDLVLTCSSAASSGLDFGYVDETVIHEYFHHLQYEISTWDGHDGSHSTCREIDTGEWNDPEFAFSEAFPTYAALYLIDQNPELSTVRTRSILGGPSPETPCTSITWRDTGDEERWISVEGNILATLWDLTDGLGSGPDAWDTVDGPAIDGHRTILQIFDRELDPTGPYAFVADAPDLTDFYLAWTERMGSDSLGRGQPGLDSILNAVGIVPYEDLEPPGNRSLVEPAPQGPGGPRPPLFAVRSDFDPDARTQSLRASWSYARWGLDPGRRASTTFNALSLNVAVTNLTALPTMEVDDLPTYAERRYGAGFEVAWAEDAPPWLGVSPDSGDLQVGALQAVRFTLEPNAMPSGWATTVETEATVTFLLGTYEDPPSVPRTETWRVPLSLFILDGPDDDPDGDGLTSREEVDWALDRRGDSLPYRCLDPTNPDSEDDGLDDGEEKRYRTNPCSEDTDRDGGSDRFEVEMRERWGCFDPTWPDGFAGPDSDRDHDGLTNQEEWALGLNPCSGDSDGDGASDPEDNCPLDENPLQEDLDGDGLGDVCDPDSDGDGAPDWFDVDPTNPERSVPERIEAAHEVFQALGGFRGLYVPPAAGPALPDPGDPAGRPGLLFRDPAAGTVHLVGTNLQGLWSVRGADLGFGPGDGFGGSAVPVADLDGDGTPDLAVGAPGFDPGGFLQDAGAVVFVSGKDGSEIGRVEGAVAGGRLGERLLWDGDALWAGAPGGGQVAGAVHRIQDGEVAASWSPGTAGDGFGSALALLGEDLAVGAPDQGPGAVYRISPSGGDLAVLAQGRKAGERFGAALASAGDLNGDGAAELIVGAPASSPAGLGRIAADADTAAGRAVLLDGASGQEVWEARGQPGEGFGTAVARLELPGGGVLLLVGAPGADPGGLEDAGGAYLLDPSGGAAVAFVAGDQAGAALGGEVQPGPDLDGDGMGSVVLASTATGRAVVFEASGSSRDADGATPPGAGEGQPDGGTETPPPTGGQDTGTEPADADGATPPGSGGGGGGCFLRVLGW; translated from the coding sequence ATGAGGACACGGCGATGGGCAGTGGGGCTGTGGGGGTTCCTGGGGGCCGCGGGCCTGCTCGCCGGGCCGGCCCAGGCCAGGGTCCTGGTGACCGGCACCCTGTACTACCAGGACGGCGACGTGCAGAGCACCGGTTCGGGCCCGGGCCTGGTGCCGGGCACCGAGCGCTGGGTGCCGGCCCGCTACGTGAAGATCGAGGTGGTGTTCGACCCCTCGGTCGACTACATGGGGTCTGAGATCGTGGCCGGCCGGGGCTACACCGACCGCTACGGCCGATTCGCGTTCACCGTGGACCCCCTCGCGGCCGCCGGGGACGAGGACTGGATCGGCCGGGTGGTGGCCGAGGTGGACAACCGGTGGATGCGCGTGTGGGCCGACACCGACTGCACCAACGAGCGGCTTCGCCGGAAGCTGGCCGAGGTGGACCTGCGCGATCTCCTGGCGGGCGGGCAGGTGGATCTGGGGCGGATCAACGTGCCGGCCGAGTGGACCACGGTCACGGTGGGCGAGTGCGTGTGGGGCGGATCGGTGGACATACCGGTCTCGTTCGCGGCCGCCCTCAACATCAACGAGACGATCCAGATCACCTGGAGCCACATGGAGGACAACCGGGACCCGGCCGAGGACGACACCATCGGCCAGGTGGACGTGGAGTACTGTGACACCGCCTGGAACCATTACTTCAGCGACCTGGTGCTCACCTGTTCCAGCGCCGCGTCGAGCGGGCTGGACTTCGGGTATGTGGACGAGACGGTGATCCACGAGTACTTCCACCACCTCCAGTACGAGATCAGCACCTGGGACGGCCACGACGGAAGCCACTCGACGTGCCGCGAGATCGACACGGGCGAGTGGAACGACCCGGAGTTCGCCTTTTCCGAGGCGTTCCCCACCTACGCGGCCCTGTACCTGATCGACCAAAACCCCGAGCTCAGCACGGTGCGCACCCGAAGCATCCTGGGCGGCCCCTCGCCGGAGACCCCCTGCACCAGCATCACCTGGCGGGACACCGGGGACGAGGAGCGGTGGATCTCGGTGGAGGGGAACATCCTGGCGACCCTGTGGGACCTGACCGACGGGCTGGGCTCGGGACCGGACGCCTGGGACACCGTGGACGGCCCGGCCATCGACGGCCACCGCACCATCCTCCAGATCTTCGACAGGGAACTGGACCCCACCGGGCCGTACGCCTTTGTGGCCGACGCCCCGGACCTCACGGACTTCTACCTGGCCTGGACCGAGCGCATGGGCAGCGACAGCCTGGGCCGGGGCCAGCCCGGTTTGGACTCCATCCTGAACGCCGTCGGCATCGTCCCTTACGAAGATCTCGAGCCACCCGGAAACCGTTCGCTGGTGGAGCCCGCGCCCCAGGGGCCGGGGGGCCCGAGGCCGCCCCTGTTCGCGGTGCGCAGCGACTTCGACCCGGACGCCCGGACCCAGTCGCTTCGGGCCTCGTGGTCGTACGCCCGGTGGGGCCTGGATCCGGGCCGCCGGGCCTCGACCACCTTCAACGCCCTCAGCCTGAACGTTGCCGTGACCAACCTAACGGCGCTCCCCACCATGGAGGTGGACGACCTGCCCACCTACGCCGAACGGCGATACGGCGCGGGCTTTGAGGTGGCCTGGGCCGAGGACGCACCCCCTTGGCTCGGGGTCTCTCCCGACTCTGGGGACCTCCAAGTGGGCGCCTTGCAGGCCGTGCGGTTCACCCTGGAGCCCAACGCCATGCCCTCGGGCTGGGCCACCACCGTGGAGACCGAGGCCACGGTGACCTTTCTCCTGGGGACCTATGAGGACCCCCCGAGCGTTCCGAGAACCGAGACCTGGCGGGTTCCCCTGTCGCTTTTCATCCTGGACGGTCCGGACGACGACCCGGACGGCGACGGGCTCACCAGCCGGGAGGAGGTGGACTGGGCCCTGGATCGCAGGGGCGATTCCCTCCCGTACCGTTGCCTGGACCCCACGAACCCGGACTCCGAAGACGACGGCCTGGACGACGGCGAGGAAAAGAGGTACCGCACCAACCCCTGCTCGGAGGACACGGACCGGGACGGCGGGTCCGACCGTTTCGAGGTGGAGATGCGGGAGCGTTGGGGGTGTTTCGATCCCACGTGGCCCGACGGGTTCGCCGGACCGGACAGCGACCGCGATCACGACGGGCTCACCAACCAAGAGGAGTGGGCCCTCGGACTCAACCCTTGTTCCGGCGATTCCGACGGCGACGGCGCGTCGGACCCGGAAGACAACTGCCCCCTGGACGAAAACCCCCTCCAGGAGGACCTGGACGGCGACGGCCTGGGGGACGTGTGCGATCCGGACTCCGACGGCGACGGTGCGCCCGACTGGTTCGACGTGGACCCCACCAACCCGGAACGCTCGGTGCCCGAGAGGATCGAGGCGGCCCACGAGGTGTTCCAGGCCCTGGGGGGCTTCCGGGGGCTGTACGTGCCGCCGGCCGCAGGACCGGCCCTGCCCGACCCGGGGGATCCGGCCGGCCGGCCCGGGTTGCTGTTCCGGGACCCGGCCGCCGGGACCGTGCACCTGGTCGGCACGAACCTCCAGGGCCTGTGGAGCGTTCGGGGCGCAGACCTGGGGTTCGGGCCCGGCGACGGCTTCGGCGGCTCGGCCGTGCCCGTGGCCGACCTGGACGGGGACGGCACGCCCGACCTGGCCGTGGGCGCCCCGGGGTTTGACCCGGGCGGGTTCCTCCAGGACGCGGGCGCCGTGGTGTTCGTTTCCGGCAAGGACGGCTCCGAGATCGGCCGGGTGGAGGGCGCCGTGGCGGGCGGCCGACTGGGAGAGAGGCTCCTGTGGGACGGCGATGCGCTGTGGGCCGGGGCCCCGGGGGGCGGCCAGGTCGCGGGCGCCGTGCACCGCATCCAGGACGGCGAGGTGGCGGCAAGCTGGAGCCCCGGGACCGCCGGTGACGGGTTCGGAAGCGCGCTCGCCCTTCTGGGCGAGGACCTGGCCGTGGGCGCCCCGGACCAGGGTCCGGGCGCGGTGTACCGCATCTCCCCCTCCGGCGGGGACCTGGCGGTGCTGGCCCAGGGCCGAAAGGCCGGCGAGCGGTTCGGCGCCGCGCTGGCAAGCGCCGGCGACCTGAACGGCGACGGCGCCGCAGAACTCATCGTGGGTGCCCCGGCCAGTTCCCCGGCCGGCCTGGGCCGGATCGCGGCCGATGCCGACACAGCGGCCGGCCGGGCCGTGCTCCTGGACGGCGCCTCGGGCCAGGAGGTCTGGGAGGCCCGGGGCCAGCCCGGCGAGGGCTTCGGGACCGCGGTGGCCCGGCTGGAGCTTCCAGGGGGCGGGGTCCTGCTCCTGGTGGGCGCGCCCGGCGCCGACCCCGGGGGCCTGGAAGACGCGGGCGGCGCCTACCTGCTCGATCCCTCGGGCGGGGCAGCCGTGGCCTTTGTGGCCGGGGACCAGGCCGGTGCGGCCCTGGGCGGCGAGGTGCAACCGGGTCCGGACCTGGACGGCGACGGGATGGGCTCGGTGGTGCTCGCGTCCACGGCCACGGGCCGCGCGGTGGTCTTCGAGGCGTCCGGGTCATCGCGGGACGCCGACGGCGCCACCCCGCCCGGGGCCGGAGAGGGTCAACCGGACGGCGGAACCGAAACCCCGCCGCCCACCGGTGGCCAGGACACCGGGACCGAACCCGCGGACGCCGACGGCGCCACCCCGCCTGGGAGCGGAGGCGGGGGCGGCGGGTGCTTCCTGCGGGTGCTGGGGTGGTGA
- a CDS encoding HEAT repeat domain-containing protein: MKALWAVILAGLAATPAWSAGWAERSAFSEEAVVAGFDGLVPGQDLDVQYRLHGLVLATGNGTPLAVRDPAGMNLQAVSPPHVAVAEGAQTVVLRFEHGVQRVGLYVLGPLGPNDAVLLRTYDSAGREVYTAVYTPPAGDPYLPTFTTGFQWSEPAGAGAAFIGVQADKPVIRWAQLELPQGKTPVIDDVMFEPGPDEGAAQDLSAALDPSQADPDAQVAAIEQALLQPSPAAAEALRRAAADPDLDPYVRERAALALVELADPEAIETLARVGQNTSDPYLRMAAHQAVWALRRAFPMPDPPEIQVVPPQEPVSADQPFEVIVKVTWPVARKSVQARLTGGKGLSLRPGAGSAAFSGSVDAGETVTLTGLYRATGVWAPSPEGDDKEIQPRQTSFDVIVRVNNGPVDIATYRVPVYVDLDQGTASVSEPQVEEPADHLIQGGSAQ, encoded by the coding sequence ATGAAAGCGCTCTGGGCCGTGATCCTCGCGGGCCTTGCCGCAACGCCGGCCTGGTCCGCCGGGTGGGCCGAGCGGAGCGCGTTCTCCGAGGAGGCCGTGGTGGCCGGGTTCGACGGGCTCGTCCCCGGGCAGGACCTGGACGTCCAGTACCGGCTCCACGGGCTGGTCCTGGCGACCGGGAACGGCACCCCCCTGGCCGTTCGGGACCCGGCCGGCATGAACCTCCAAGCCGTGTCGCCCCCCCACGTGGCCGTGGCGGAGGGGGCCCAAACCGTGGTCCTCCGCTTCGAGCACGGGGTGCAGCGGGTGGGGCTGTACGTTCTCGGCCCGCTCGGCCCCAACGACGCGGTGCTCCTGCGAACCTACGACAGCGCCGGCCGGGAGGTGTACACGGCGGTGTACACGCCGCCCGCGGGCGATCCCTACCTGCCCACGTTCACCACCGGGTTCCAGTGGTCCGAGCCCGCCGGCGCGGGAGCTGCCTTCATCGGGGTGCAGGCCGACAAACCCGTGATCCGGTGGGCCCAACTGGAACTCCCCCAGGGGAAGACCCCGGTGATCGACGACGTGATGTTCGAGCCGGGCCCGGACGAAGGGGCCGCGCAGGACCTGTCCGCAGCCCTGGACCCCTCCCAGGCCGATCCGGACGCCCAGGTGGCCGCCATCGAGCAGGCCTTGCTTCAGCCGAGCCCGGCCGCGGCCGAGGCCCTGCGCCGGGCCGCCGCCGACCCGGACCTGGACCCTTACGTGCGCGAGCGGGCCGCCCTGGCCCTGGTCGAACTGGCCGACCCCGAAGCCATCGAGACCCTCGCCCGGGTGGGCCAGAACACCAGCGACCCCTACCTGCGCATGGCTGCGCACCAGGCCGTGTGGGCGCTGCGCCGGGCGTTCCCCATGCCCGACCCCCCCGAGATCCAGGTGGTGCCTCCCCAGGAACCGGTGAGCGCCGACCAGCCGTTCGAGGTGATCGTGAAGGTCACCTGGCCCGTGGCGCGCAAGAGCGTACAGGCCCGGCTCACCGGCGGCAAAGGGCTTTCCCTGCGCCCGGGGGCCGGATCGGCCGCGTTCAGCGGCTCGGTGGATGCCGGCGAGACCGTGACGCTCACCGGCCTGTACCGTGCCACAGGGGTGTGGGCGCCGAGCCCGGAGGGCGACGACAAGGAGATCCAGCCCAGGCAGACGTCGTTCGATGTGATCGTACGGGTGAACAACGGTCCGGTGGACATCGCCACGTACCGGGTGCCGGTCTACGTGGACCTTGACCAGGGCACGGCGTCGGTGAGCGAGCCCCAGGTGGAGGAGCCCGCGGACCACCTGATCCAGGGAGGTAGCGCGCAATGA
- a CDS encoding UPF0158 family protein — protein sequence MGVRFEDLFEAFAFVTGGGFVEHRAFVHRESGEVLFWSDDLEWFDDDPPEGVEYPDDLGPEWIEVPDPGHLDLGRALVRRFVEAHIPDEARTVEGFFRRKGAYRRFKDFLYDRGLLETWYRFEEEAQRSALRQWAKDEGLTLVEE from the coding sequence ATGGGCGTGAGGTTTGAAGACCTTTTCGAGGCGTTCGCGTTCGTCACAGGAGGTGGGTTCGTCGAACACCGGGCGTTCGTCCACCGGGAGTCCGGGGAGGTCCTGTTCTGGAGCGACGACCTCGAATGGTTCGACGACGATCCTCCCGAGGGCGTCGAGTACCCCGACGACCTGGGGCCGGAGTGGATCGAGGTGCCCGATCCGGGCCATCTGGACCTCGGCCGAGCGCTGGTCCGGCGGTTCGTGGAGGCCCACATCCCGGACGAGGCCCGCACCGTGGAGGGGTTCTTCCGGCGGAAGGGAGCCTACCGTCGGTTCAAGGACTTCCTGTACGACCGCGGCCTTCTGGAGACCTGGTACCGGTTCGAGGAGGAGGCGCAAAGGAGCGCCCTTCGGCAGTGGGCAAAAGACGAGGGGCTCACCCTCGTCGAGGAGTGA
- a CDS encoding LysE family translocator, whose amino-acid sequence MEAGAYWMVFFSAALAINLSPGPDLVHIVSNTVARGRRVGVASSLGVCTGALVHVLATAFGVSTIIATSAAAFTVVKFAGAAYLTWLGIGHLRSKGTAFDAPTPEAVRTTPWGAFKQGALVDILNPKVAVFFMAFLPQFVRPELGNPTGQLLLLGVLVILVAVVVEFGVVLVAARATALFRRNRRASVWLDRLLGSVLLGLGVRLALTESA is encoded by the coding sequence ATGGAAGCGGGCGCCTACTGGATGGTCTTTTTCTCCGCGGCCCTGGCGATCAACCTGTCGCCGGGCCCGGATCTGGTCCACATCGTGTCGAACACGGTCGCCCGGGGGCGGCGGGTGGGGGTGGCGTCGTCCCTGGGGGTGTGCACCGGCGCCCTGGTGCACGTGCTCGCGACGGCGTTCGGCGTCTCCACGATCATCGCGACCTCTGCGGCGGCCTTCACGGTCGTCAAATTCGCGGGCGCGGCGTACCTGACCTGGCTGGGGATCGGGCACCTGCGGTCCAAGGGCACCGCGTTCGACGCGCCGACACCGGAGGCGGTCCGGACCACGCCGTGGGGCGCGTTCAAGCAGGGGGCCCTGGTGGACATCCTGAACCCCAAGGTGGCGGTTTTCTTCATGGCGTTCCTGCCCCAGTTCGTCCGGCCCGAGCTGGGCAACCCCACCGGCCAGCTCCTGCTGCTCGGTGTCCTGGTGATCCTGGTGGCCGTGGTGGTGGAGTTCGGGGTCGTCCTGGTGGCGGCCCGGGCGACCGCCCTGTTCCGGCGGAACCGGAGGGCCTCGGTGTGGCTAGACCGGCTGCTGGGGTCGGTCCTGCTGGGGCTCGGTGTCCGGCTCGCGCTGACGGAGAGCGCGTGA
- a CDS encoding putative toxin-antitoxin system toxin component, PIN family, which translates to MGAIVRAGILGRFASLVPTGLLEEIVGCVEGKAYLAERIRTEDMEELLDILREVGEMLPEISKPIPAVVRDPKDDYLVAHAVMAGADHLVTGDRDLLALSRIDDLRIVSPKWFQEHVLTP; encoded by the coding sequence GTGGGTGCGATTGTGCGGGCGGGGATCCTCGGGCGATTCGCCTCGCTCGTGCCCACCGGCCTGCTCGAGGAAATCGTTGGGTGCGTGGAAGGCAAGGCGTATCTTGCGGAGCGGATTCGCACGGAGGACATGGAGGAGCTCCTCGATATCCTCCGAGAGGTCGGGGAGATGCTTCCGGAGATCTCCAAGCCGATCCCTGCGGTGGTTCGGGATCCGAAGGACGACTACCTCGTGGCTCATGCCGTGATGGCCGGGGCCGACCATCTTGTCACAGGGGATCGCGATCTGCTGGCGCTGTCGCGCATCGACGATCTTCGCATCGTCTCGCCCAAATGGTTCCAAGAGCACGTGTTGACACCCTGA
- a CDS encoding clostripain-related cysteine peptidase, whose translation MTRLVRPFFVLCLLLDLLAPGVRAAELLSGTVSVGITEDVVPKGVGQRFPEDQRELHAVVDLNGVKTGTTIKGAWVAVDAVSEPDYVIATTDIPIEADGFTRAHLQISLAEGRTWPPGNYAVVLSLDGEAFGRVPFSIAPRDGDPPPLFTTLGLARALTANGRPEAFADEFDTEVETIFGLAMIENLNPGVRIRGVWSSAAAGGVLGETTVTIESAGTNLLRFRAGRPEGGWPQGWYRFEVYAGDQRLAWAPFFVYPARQAAQSAPAPTADAPEGPEAPPAAGAEWTVLVYLDGDNNLEPFALKDLEEMERALPAKGVEVLVLLDRAKGYTDAEGDWTGARILRVRRAPEAGIQSKVLADLGEVNMGDPAVLRAFIAKGFGLAPSKRRALLLWDHGGGWASHVSDEQAPGVDSGEDHLTLPELRRAIEAGLRDADVARLDLVGFDMCLMAQIEAAYELRDVADVMVASEAVEPGDGWPYDTVLPLFGRPGRSPRQVAADIVDAFDAYYLARNEAVTTLSALDLREVGGTVEALDALLGRIGSTLGENWPAFTRTLFFSEGYASLGDVRKGKNGLLSVDLGNAFANLARLTPAVGSLPEYAGFEAALRRVVIRSRTSSRHRNSRGVAVYAPFRADLLNDAYLATRFGTETRWVPTLRALYAAQRENPARIRLGGIRTISLLRNQPVGEVLHLGQDGFEFTFEGTNLLYAYALIGERDDAGGRTLLFRKSLLRKASPGDEGGAVPKRGRAELLQVYTYPDGRHDVRFRYDGTRHLLANGEAAFPVTLDETDIGNNVAHVMTVPVQYVDPKYGEFFATVYYNWLWLPASVVVEVPRKDGTVVYAEVDPPPDARIRPLLETVDDRGGVSYTPTGEMAWKDGPILTIDLVPPGQYEVLLALESLTGRSNLGRHTFRVAERGDDLLANRESAAEELTAENLEGEWELIDPNAWFQARRMVPLGGFVTYRPHPRLKGVLKKIVSRPRGQDLYRGLDVVTVIQRQGLPHLRQYVLDERGSPRFDYGYAMTYPVFDQVNGRGVMLAMDLLSGELQVFVKRSGPALRLRSAPASVPAGQPPGPGGTAPGAGAVSLDGVWRSAEGTGLVIQGTQWVYYEFGQPVDQGVLRVQGDTIEAQSLVTGTTMVFRFRLGAAELILQDEMGGVTRYARAR comes from the coding sequence ATGACCCGGCTCGTCCGACCGTTCTTCGTGCTGTGCCTTCTGCTGGACCTCCTGGCTCCGGGGGTCCGGGCGGCCGAGCTGCTGTCCGGCACCGTGTCGGTGGGGATCACCGAGGACGTGGTGCCCAAGGGGGTGGGCCAGAGGTTCCCGGAAGACCAACGCGAACTCCATGCGGTGGTGGACCTGAACGGCGTGAAGACAGGGACCACGATAAAGGGCGCGTGGGTGGCGGTGGATGCGGTGAGCGAGCCCGACTACGTGATCGCCACCACCGACATCCCCATCGAAGCCGACGGGTTCACCCGGGCGCACCTTCAGATCTCTTTGGCCGAAGGGCGGACCTGGCCGCCCGGCAACTACGCGGTGGTTCTGTCCCTTGACGGAGAGGCGTTCGGCCGGGTCCCGTTCTCGATCGCTCCCCGCGACGGCGACCCACCCCCCTTGTTCACCACCCTGGGCCTCGCCCGCGCCCTCACGGCCAACGGCCGTCCCGAGGCGTTCGCGGACGAGTTCGACACCGAGGTCGAGACGATCTTCGGGCTGGCCATGATCGAGAACCTGAATCCAGGTGTCCGGATCCGGGGCGTGTGGAGCTCGGCGGCGGCCGGGGGCGTGTTGGGGGAGACCACGGTGACCATCGAGTCCGCCGGAACGAACCTGCTCCGGTTTCGGGCCGGGCGACCGGAGGGAGGCTGGCCCCAGGGATGGTACCGATTCGAGGTGTACGCGGGCGACCAGCGGCTGGCATGGGCGCCGTTCTTCGTGTACCCGGCCAGGCAGGCCGCCCAGTCCGCGCCGGCCCCCACGGCCGACGCCCCGGAGGGGCCGGAGGCTCCTCCGGCGGCCGGGGCCGAGTGGACCGTGCTCGTGTACCTGGACGGCGACAACAACCTGGAGCCGTTCGCCCTGAAGGACCTCGAGGAGATGGAGCGCGCCCTGCCGGCCAAGGGGGTGGAGGTGCTGGTGCTGCTGGATCGCGCCAAAGGGTACACCGATGCCGAGGGGGACTGGACCGGAGCCCGGATTCTCCGGGTCCGCCGGGCGCCCGAGGCCGGGATCCAGTCGAAGGTGCTGGCCGACCTGGGCGAGGTGAACATGGGCGACCCCGCGGTGCTGCGCGCGTTTATCGCGAAGGGGTTCGGGCTCGCTCCGTCCAAACGGCGGGCGCTGCTCCTGTGGGACCACGGGGGCGGGTGGGCGAGCCACGTCAGCGACGAACAGGCGCCGGGCGTCGACAGCGGGGAGGACCACCTGACCCTGCCCGAGCTGCGCCGGGCCATCGAGGCCGGGCTTCGGGACGCGGACGTGGCCCGGCTGGACCTGGTGGGGTTCGACATGTGCCTGATGGCCCAGATCGAGGCCGCCTACGAGCTTCGGGACGTGGCCGACGTGATGGTGGCCTCCGAGGCCGTGGAGCCCGGGGACGGCTGGCCCTACGACACGGTGCTCCCCCTGTTCGGCCGGCCCGGCCGGAGCCCTCGGCAGGTGGCGGCCGACATCGTGGACGCGTTCGACGCCTACTACCTGGCCCGCAACGAGGCGGTCACCACCCTGTCGGCCCTGGATCTCCGGGAGGTCGGCGGGACGGTGGAGGCCCTGGACGCCCTGCTGGGCCGCATCGGGAGCACCCTGGGCGAGAACTGGCCGGCGTTCACCCGGACCCTGTTCTTCTCCGAGGGCTACGCCTCGTTGGGAGACGTGCGCAAGGGCAAGAACGGGCTTCTGAGCGTGGATCTCGGCAACGCCTTCGCCAACCTGGCCCGTTTGACCCCGGCGGTGGGATCGCTGCCGGAGTACGCCGGGTTCGAGGCGGCCCTCCGGCGGGTGGTGATCCGCAGCCGCACCAGCTCCCGCCACCGCAACAGCCGCGGCGTGGCGGTGTATGCGCCGTTCCGGGCCGACCTGCTCAACGACGCCTACCTAGCGACGCGGTTCGGAACGGAGACCCGGTGGGTGCCGACCCTCCGGGCCCTGTACGCGGCCCAGCGGGAGAACCCGGCCCGGATCCGGCTGGGCGGCATCCGGACGATCAGCCTGCTTCGGAATCAGCCCGTGGGCGAGGTGCTCCACCTCGGTCAGGACGGATTCGAGTTCACCTTCGAGGGCACCAATCTGCTCTATGCCTACGCCCTGATCGGGGAACGGGACGACGCCGGGGGGCGGACCCTGCTCTTTCGCAAGTCGCTGCTGCGCAAGGCATCCCCGGGCGACGAGGGCGGCGCCGTGCCCAAGCGCGGCCGGGCGGAGCTCCTTCAGGTGTACACGTACCCCGACGGTCGGCATGACGTGCGGTTCCGTTACGACGGTACCCGCCACCTGCTCGCCAACGGAGAGGCCGCGTTCCCGGTCACCCTGGACGAAACCGATATCGGCAACAACGTGGCCCACGTGATGACCGTGCCGGTGCAGTACGTGGACCCCAAGTACGGGGAGTTCTTCGCCACGGTGTACTACAACTGGCTGTGGTTGCCCGCCTCGGTGGTGGTGGAGGTGCCCCGCAAGGACGGCACCGTGGTGTACGCCGAGGTGGACCCGCCGCCCGATGCGCGGATCCGGCCCCTGCTGGAGACCGTGGACGACCGGGGAGGGGTGAGCTACACCCCCACGGGCGAGATGGCGTGGAAGGACGGCCCCATCTTGACCATCGATCTGGTGCCGCCGGGGCAGTACGAGGTGCTGCTGGCGTTGGAGTCCCTCACCGGCCGGTCCAATCTCGGCCGGCATACCTTCCGGGTGGCCGAGCGGGGGGACGACCTGCTGGCCAACCGGGAGTCCGCCGCCGAGGAGTTGACGGCCGAGAACCTCGAGGGGGAGTGGGAGCTGATCGATCCCAACGCGTGGTTCCAGGCACGCCGGATGGTGCCCCTGGGAGGGTTCGTGACCTACCGGCCCCACCCTCGGCTGAAGGGCGTGCTCAAGAAGATCGTGAGCCGGCCTCGGGGGCAGGACCTGTACCGGGGGCTCGACGTGGTCACGGTGATCCAGCGCCAGGGCCTGCCCCACCTGCGCCAGTACGTGCTGGACGAGCGGGGCTCGCCCCGGTTCGACTACGGCTACGCCATGACCTATCCGGTGTTCGACCAGGTGAACGGCCGGGGGGTCATGCTCGCGATGGACCTGTTGAGCGGAGAGCTTCAGGTGTTCGTGAAGCGGTCCGGCCCGGCCCTCAGGCTGCGGTCGGCCCCCGCATCGGTGCCGGCCGGGCAGCCCCCGGGCCCGGGCGGCACCGCACCCGGAGCCGGTGCGGTGTCCCTCGACGGCGTGTGGCGGTCGGCAGAGGGCACGGGGCTGGTGATCCAGGGCACCCAGTGGGTGTACTACGAGTTCGGCCAGCCGGTGGATCAGGGCGTGCTCCGGGTGCAGGGGGACACGATCGAGGCGCAGAGCCTGGTCACCGGCACGACCATGGTGTTCCGGTTCCGGCTGGGGGCGGCGGAGCTGATCCTGCAGGACGAGATGGGGGGAGTCACCCGGTACGCACGGGCTCGGTGA
- a CDS encoding carboxypeptidase-like regulatory domain-containing protein: protein MMGTKTWWCAAATAVLLAACVGAPPKGDLQRGFSVWGYLGRGPTAPAAMVPVTLFDVRSGRPVASAQTDMFGKYGFSGLPPGSYAVRAEKVTREVTVVDRDLRLDIDLNAPGGVMNYAAAAPAGGGAAPAGPNDPRLARQIAGVWWGYAGSTERQIGLCPGGVYREFTESGYSGTSTDQYGNQTMAWGAASRGGGSGSWTVTGDASGGTIHVSYANGDTATIRFRRINDPGCLSFEGSTLCRKSTTCR from the coding sequence ATGATGGGCACGAAGACCTGGTGGTGTGCGGCCGCGACGGCGGTGCTGCTGGCCGCGTGCGTGGGAGCCCCGCCCAAGGGCGACCTGCAGCGGGGGTTCTCGGTGTGGGGGTACCTGGGACGCGGGCCGACCGCGCCGGCCGCGATGGTGCCGGTGACCCTGTTCGACGTGCGTTCGGGTCGGCCGGTGGCGTCGGCCCAGACCGACATGTTCGGCAAGTACGGGTTCTCCGGGCTGCCGCCGGGCTCCTACGCGGTGCGGGCCGAGAAGGTGACCCGGGAGGTCACGGTGGTGGACCGGGACCTGCGGCTCGATATCGACCTGAACGCCCCGGGCGGGGTGATGAACTACGCGGCGGCCGCCCCGGCCGGCGGCGGCGCAGCTCCCGCGGGTCCCAACGACCCCCGCCTGGCCCGGCAGATCGCCGGGGTGTGGTGGGGCTACGCGGGCAGCACCGAGCGCCAGATCGGCCTGTGCCCGGGCGGGGTGTACCGGGAGTTCACCGAGTCGGGCTACTCGGGCACCTCCACCGACCAGTACGGCAACCAGACCATGGCGTGGGGGGCCGCGAGCCGGGGCGGCGGCTCGGGCTCGTGGACGGTCACGGGCGACGCCAGCGGGGGGACGATCCACGTATCGTACGCCAACGGAGACACGGCCACCATCCGGTTTCGCCGGATCAACGACCCGGGGTGCCTGTCGTTCGAGGGCAGCACCCTGTGCCGCAAATCGACCACCTGTCGATGA